From the genome of Candidatus Schekmanbacteria bacterium, one region includes:
- the dnaB gene encoding replicative DNA helicase, whose protein sequence is MKNSNKDAIRVPPHSVDAEKSVLGGILLDNYSINICLEVINADDFFVKSNKIIFETMVELDKMGSAIDLVTLKEHLDKKKQLEAVGGILYLSSLLEVIPTSANILHYAKIVKEKSMLRKILSSSKELLEKCYSENADSTELLMEAESQISEIAQGSISKGPMGIDKIIPSSLNIIDEFYHNRGKITGIETGFVDFDDKTAGLHPSDLIVIAGRPGMGKTAFSMNIAQYAACEKDAKVLVFSLEMSAEQLAMRMLCSDARVDIHRLRTGFFDHKMKEQINRLQRSAGRLSKAKIFIDDTPGISLLELRAKARRIKSIFGVDLIIIDYLQLMRGERRYENRQQEISDISRSLKELAKELNVPVIALSQLNRAPEGRTDKRPILADLRESGAIEQDADLVAFIYREDVNAETGSDLNVAEIIIRKQRNGPVGTVKLAFLNYCTRFENLSQNEYT, encoded by the coding sequence ATGAAAAATAGCAATAAGGATGCTATAAGAGTCCCTCCTCACAGTGTTGATGCAGAAAAGTCCGTTTTAGGCGGAATCCTTCTTGATAATTACTCAATAAATATTTGTCTTGAAGTCATAAATGCAGATGATTTCTTTGTAAAATCCAACAAAATAATCTTTGAAACTATGGTTGAGCTTGACAAAATGGGTTCAGCCATCGATTTAGTAACATTAAAAGAACATCTCGATAAAAAAAAACAATTAGAGGCGGTAGGAGGAATCCTTTATCTTTCTTCTCTCCTTGAAGTTATTCCCACATCAGCAAATATTCTTCATTATGCAAAAATCGTCAAAGAAAAGTCGATGTTGCGCAAAATTCTCAGCTCATCAAAAGAACTTCTTGAGAAATGTTATTCGGAAAATGCGGATTCAACAGAACTTTTAATGGAAGCAGAAAGCCAAATATCAGAAATTGCCCAAGGCAGTATAAGCAAGGGACCTATGGGAATAGACAAAATAATACCTTCAAGCTTAAACATAATCGATGAATTTTACCATAATCGTGGAAAGATAACAGGAATCGAAACCGGTTTTGTTGACTTTGACGACAAAACGGCAGGGCTACATCCCTCTGATTTAATCGTCATAGCTGGAAGGCCCGGTATGGGTAAGACAGCATTTTCAATGAATATAGCCCAATATGCAGCCTGTGAAAAGGATGCAAAAGTGCTTGTATTTAGTCTTGAAATGTCAGCCGAACAACTTGCTATGAGAATGCTTTGCTCCGATGCTCGAGTTGATATTCATCGCCTTAGAACAGGATTTTTCGACCATAAAATGAAGGAACAAATAAACCGCCTTCAGAGATCAGCAGGACGACTCTCCAAGGCAAAAATTTTTATTGATGATACACCCGGTATCTCACTTCTTGAACTTCGGGCTAAAGCAAGGAGAATAAAAAGCATCTTTGGAGTAGATTTGATCATAATAGACTATCTCCAACTGATGCGCGGTGAAAGAAGGTATGAAAACCGTCAACAAGAAATTTCGGATATATCCCGTTCATTAAAAGAGCTCGCCAAAGAATTAAATGTTCCGGTTATAGCACTTTCTCAGTTGAATAGAGCGCCTGAAGGAAGAACAGACAAAAGGCCAATACTTGCCGACCTTAGAGAATCAGGAGCAATCGAACAGGATGCTGACCTCGTAGCTTTCATATACCGTGAAGATGTCAATGCAGAAACAGGCAGTGATCTTAATGTGGCGGAGATTATAATAAGAAAACAAAGAAATGGTCCTGTAGGTACTGTCAAATTAGCATTTCTCAATTACTGCACGCGCTTCGAAAATTTAAGTCAAAACGAATATACATAA
- a CDS encoding 50S ribosomal protein L9: protein MEVLLRKDVDKLGKKGEIVKVKNGYGRNFLIPKGFAVLATKGNLKIFEEEKKIELRREEKKKKAAEELAKKIKKISVTIVRHAGEGDKLYGSVTNADIAEALNSEGFEVDKKDVLLEEPIKSLGVYSIQVKLHPEVTSEVKVWVVKEKEEE from the coding sequence ATGGAAGTATTGTTGAGAAAGGATGTCGATAAGTTAGGTAAAAAGGGCGAAATAGTAAAAGTAAAAAATGGCTATGGAAGAAATTTCCTTATTCCCAAAGGATTTGCCGTTTTAGCAACAAAAGGAAATTTAAAAATATTTGAAGAAGAGAAAAAAATAGAATTAAGAAGAGAAGAAAAGAAGAAAAAAGCTGCCGAAGAACTTGCTAAAAAGATCAAAAAAATATCTGTAACTATTGTAAGACACGCTGGAGAAGGCGATAAGCTGTACGGTTCAGTAACCAATGCGGATATAGCAGAAGCGCTAAACTCAGAAGGATTTGAAGTTGATAAAAAAGATGTTCTATTAGAAGAACCCATTAAGTCTTTAGGAGTTTACAGCATTCAGGTTAAACTCCATCCAGAAGTGACATCAGAAGTTAAAGTTTGGGTTGTAAAAGAAAAAGAAGAAGAATAA